In a genomic window of Burkholderia pseudomultivorans:
- a CDS encoding type II secretion system F family protein, giving the protein MKRAKLSWRHRRKIYDIAEGLLGDGEKGKKGEKKLVDILKDYQTSLLQRDAGSWVTRALRPNRKAAAAVGQIEKAVRGGRSLTVATGASLGPMERTIIGSGERSGTLPSAMRMVLELEDMLADIRWQFASSMSQPVVYALAVYGFLLVLGGFVVPQYATFYPAEKWTGWAAVMLGLSKVATGWVPLVVSALFVGSIAGIAWALPRWTGKGRTFADKYVFPFSSYRYVSGTAWLLTFSVLLKSGVIDKNALAEQMQFGSPWLASRLKPIRDGIVGGKSLANAMLEAKTDFPSYDLIEAIKAREESDEFAEKMEVVSGKEMVRMKRRFVLTSVMWGAVLFVVLIGVVFILQLGVNDLTADSSTAVGSF; this is encoded by the coding sequence ATGAAGAGAGCAAAGCTGTCGTGGCGTCATCGGCGAAAAATCTACGACATCGCAGAGGGGCTGCTCGGTGACGGTGAGAAAGGGAAAAAAGGCGAGAAGAAGCTCGTTGATATTCTCAAAGACTATCAGACTAGCCTGCTGCAGCGCGACGCAGGCAGCTGGGTTACGCGTGCGCTGCGGCCCAACCGAAAGGCGGCTGCCGCTGTCGGCCAAATCGAGAAAGCCGTGCGTGGGGGGCGATCGCTAACAGTTGCGACGGGAGCATCGCTCGGCCCTATGGAACGCACGATCATCGGGTCAGGGGAGCGATCCGGCACGCTGCCGAGCGCGATGCGCATGGTGCTCGAGCTCGAAGACATGTTGGCCGATATTCGCTGGCAGTTCGCCTCGAGCATGTCGCAACCGGTCGTGTACGCGCTAGCCGTCTATGGATTCTTGTTAGTTCTCGGTGGATTTGTCGTTCCGCAATACGCGACCTTCTATCCGGCTGAGAAATGGACCGGCTGGGCCGCCGTAATGCTCGGGCTCTCCAAGGTCGCCACCGGGTGGGTGCCGCTGGTGGTGAGCGCGCTGTTCGTCGGCTCGATTGCGGGAATCGCCTGGGCGCTTCCGCGCTGGACGGGCAAGGGACGGACCTTCGCCGACAAGTACGTCTTTCCGTTCAGCTCTTACCGCTATGTCAGTGGGACGGCGTGGCTTTTGACGTTCTCCGTCTTACTGAAGTCTGGCGTCATCGACAAGAACGCTTTGGCAGAGCAGATGCAGTTTGGTTCGCCGTGGTTGGCGTCTCGCTTAAAACCAATTCGTGACGGAATTGTCGGCGGGAAGTCACTCGCAAACGCAATGCTAGAAGCGAAGACCGACTTTCCTTCGTACGACTTGATCGAGGCGATCAAGGCGCGGGAAGAATCGGACGAGTTCGCTGAAAAAATGGAAGTCGTATCAGGAAAGGAAATGGTGCGAATGAAGCGCCGTTTTGTGTTGACGAGTGTGATGTGGGGTGCAGTGCTCTTTGTAGTCCTTATAGGTGTTGTGTTCATCCTTCAG